In a genomic window of Nostoc sp. UHCC 0870:
- a CDS encoding DUF4079 domain-containing protein: MISESLAVLKPYLSFFHPVTMWILLVVALYAMYLGVQVRRMRLADGDIKKELVKGRFAIRHHQIGCYINPRQV, encoded by the coding sequence ATGATTTCGGAAAGTTTAGCAGTTCTCAAGCCTTATCTCAGCTTTTTTCACCCTGTTACTATGTGGATCTTGCTGGTCGTTGCGCTCTATGCCATGTACCTGGGTGTGCAAGTCCGACGAATGAGGCTGGCAGACGGAGATATCAAGAAAGAACTGGTCAAAGGTAGATTCGCCATCCGCCATCACCAAATTGGCTGCTATATAAATCCTAGACAAGTCTAG
- a CDS encoding RNA-guided endonuclease InsQ/TnpB family protein — translation MLLSIKTKLKLSQNQKIIMSKHAGIARFTYNWGLATWNNLYKDGLKPNKYLLKKFFNNHVKPEFTWIKETGICQKITQYAFDNLGDSFSRFFSGKGGYPNFKKKGHHDSFTIDAGGKPIPVGGKSIKLPTIGWVRTYEILPHTTCKSITISRTADSWFIAFAYEQKHEPTVKQHDVVGVDLGVKELATLSTGVVFANPKHYKTNLEKLRRLSRRFARKSKGSNNRYKAKIQLAKHHSRVANLRKDTLHQITTFLCKNHAKIVVEDLKVSGMLSNHKLSQVIADCGFHEFKRQLEYKAKKFGCEIIIADRWYPSSKTCSNCGHIQDMPLKERTYNCGSCGHSMDRDLNAAINLSRLAKP, via the coding sequence ATGCTTTTATCCATCAAAACAAAGCTCAAACTAAGTCAAAACCAAAAAATCATCATGAGTAAACACGCTGGTATTGCGAGGTTTACTTATAATTGGGGTTTAGCTACTTGGAACAACCTTTATAAAGATGGATTAAAGCCTAACAAATATCTCCTAAAAAAGTTCTTTAACAACCACGTTAAACCAGAATTCACCTGGATTAAAGAAACTGGTATTTGTCAGAAAATAACTCAATACGCCTTTGATAATCTTGGTGATTCTTTCTCTAGATTCTTTAGTGGAAAAGGTGGATATCCTAACTTTAAAAAGAAAGGGCATCATGATTCTTTTACTATTGATGCTGGCGGTAAACCTATTCCTGTTGGTGGTAAATCAATAAAACTGCCTACGATTGGATGGGTAAGAACTTACGAGATTTTACCTCACACTACTTGTAAATCAATCACAATATCACGCACTGCTGATAGTTGGTTTATTGCCTTCGCTTACGAGCAGAAACATGAACCAACCGTTAAGCAACACGATGTTGTTGGCGTTGATTTAGGTGTCAAGGAACTGGCAACACTCTCTACAGGTGTTGTGTTTGCTAATCCCAAACATTACAAAACTAATCTAGAAAAACTGAGAAGATTATCTAGAAGGTTTGCCAGAAAAAGCAAAGGGTCTAACAACCGATATAAAGCTAAAATTCAACTCGCTAAACATCATTCTAGGGTAGCTAATCTCCGAAAAGATACGCTCCATCAAATCACTACTTTCTTATGCAAAAACCACGCAAAAATAGTAGTAGAAGATTTAAAAGTTTCGGGGATGTTATCTAACCATAAATTGTCCCAAGTCATTGCTGATTGCGGTTTCCATGAGTTCAAGCGTCAGTTGGAATATAAAGCTAAAAAGTTTGGTTGTGAAATAATTATTGCAGATCGTTGGTATCCATCGAGTAAAACCTGTTCCAATTGTGGACATATTCAAGATATGCCACTCAAAGAAAGAACCTACAACTGTGGTAGTTGTGGTCATTCAATGGACAGGGATTTAAACGCTGCAATCAATTTATCGAGGTTGGCTAAACCTTGA
- the petC gene encoding cytochrome b6-f complex iron-sulfur subunit translates to MDTSLPIESPSLSRRQLLNFLTGATVAVTAGAALYPAGKFFIAPAEKTGAGGAILAKDILGNQIPAAQILAEQPGTRALVAGLAGEPTYLIVNEDHTLDHIGLVDNCTHLGCTFPWNPLDQQFQCPCHGSRYAPDGTVVRGPAPLPLKIVQVVVINNSILISPWTDTDPRTGKKPWWV, encoded by the coding sequence ATGGACACTAGTCTTCCAATTGAAAGTCCATCCCTATCACGGCGGCAGCTACTTAACTTTCTGACAGGAGCAACTGTTGCGGTCACTGCTGGTGCTGCACTCTATCCTGCTGGCAAATTCTTCATTGCTCCAGCAGAAAAAACGGGAGCGGGAGGTGCTATTTTGGCTAAGGATATTCTGGGTAATCAAATCCCAGCAGCGCAAATCCTAGCCGAACAGCCGGGAACTCGTGCCTTGGTTGCAGGTCTAGCAGGAGAACCCACCTACCTGATTGTTAACGAAGATCACACCCTAGATCATATCGGGCTTGTCGATAACTGCACTCACCTAGGTTGTACCTTCCCCTGGAATCCTTTGGATCAGCAGTTTCAATGTCCCTGTCATGGTTCTCGCTATGCCCCAGATGGTACGGTGGTGCGTGGACCAGCTCCTCTACCGCTTAAGATTGTCCAGGTTGTGGTGATTAACAACAGCATTTTAATCTCGCCGTGGACGGATACTGATCCTCGCACTGGAAAGAAGCCCTGGTGGGTCTAA
- a CDS encoding GIN domain-containing protein, producing the protein MRSKLYGLVACLTALSLLTGCSLSLGGLRGSGIIKTESREVGRFSSIYSKSVGKVTIQQTGKESLTITADNNILPLLESRVADNILYLTIAKDVNMNPSQPIEFVVEVKSLESLNIDGVGSIEVKGIQGKRLSVSLDGVGSIAIAGSVDVLDLDISGVGSFQGEGLKTKQATVRHMGVGSVVVNVSQQLDATVSGVGSIEYIGSPQVRESGRGLGSVKKR; encoded by the coding sequence ATGAGATCGAAGCTATACGGTTTGGTTGCGTGTTTAACAGCTTTGAGCCTGTTAACAGGTTGCTCTCTCAGTTTGGGTGGGCTTAGAGGCTCTGGAATAATTAAGACCGAATCTAGGGAAGTAGGTCGATTCTCATCCATTTATAGTAAATCTGTAGGTAAAGTCACGATACAGCAGACGGGAAAAGAGTCTCTCACGATTACCGCCGACAACAACATTCTACCTCTCCTAGAGAGTCGTGTAGCTGACAACATTTTGTATCTCACGATCGCAAAAGATGTGAATATGAACCCCTCTCAGCCCATTGAGTTCGTTGTGGAGGTGAAGAGCCTAGAGAGCTTGAATATAGATGGTGTTGGTAGTATTGAAGTCAAGGGTATTCAAGGTAAACGGTTGTCAGTTTCACTTGATGGAGTGGGTAGCATAGCGATTGCAGGTAGTGTTGATGTGCTGGATCTAGATATTTCTGGAGTCGGTAGCTTTCAGGGTGAAGGACTCAAGACTAAGCAAGCTACGGTTCGCCACATGGGCGTAGGGAGTGTGGTGGTTAATGTCAGTCAGCAGTTAGATGCGACTGTATCCGGCGTGGGTTCAATAGAGTATATTGGCTCTCCTCAAGTCCGGGAATCTGGTCGAGGTCTGGGGTCGGTCAAAAAACGGTAG
- a CDS encoding RNA polymerase sigma factor, RpoD/SigA family, giving the protein MPTVNTQNEDLNAKFTADMVRTYLREIGRVPLLTREQEIVYGKQVQQMMTLLDAKEALAKELEREPSLPEWADHVHQSETEVKQTVAQGKRAKQKMIEANLRLVVAIAKKYQKRNMEFLDLIQEGTLGLERGVEKFDPMRGYKFSTYAYWWIRQAITRAIAQQGRTIRLPIHITEKLNKIKKVQRELAQTLGRSPTPAEIAKELELEPAQIREYLNMARQPVSLDVRVGDNQDTELQEMLEDDGPSPEYYTTQEFLRQDLNTLLAELTPQQREVVALRFGLEDGNELSLAKVGERLNLSRERVRQLEHQALAHLRRRRANVKEYVAS; this is encoded by the coding sequence ATGCCTACTGTTAACACCCAAAATGAAGACCTGAACGCCAAATTCACGGCTGATATGGTGCGAACCTATCTGCGAGAAATTGGTAGAGTTCCCCTGCTCACCCGTGAGCAAGAGATTGTTTACGGGAAGCAGGTGCAGCAAATGATGACACTTCTAGACGCTAAGGAAGCCTTAGCGAAGGAGTTAGAACGCGAACCCAGTTTACCAGAGTGGGCTGATCATGTTCACCAATCAGAAACAGAGGTGAAACAAACCGTAGCTCAAGGTAAACGCGCCAAGCAAAAGATGATTGAAGCGAACCTGCGTTTAGTAGTAGCGATCGCCAAAAAATACCAGAAACGGAACATGGAGTTTCTGGATCTAATCCAAGAGGGAACTTTAGGATTAGAGCGAGGAGTAGAGAAATTTGACCCAATGCGGGGCTATAAATTCTCCACCTACGCTTACTGGTGGATTCGCCAAGCAATTACCCGTGCGATCGCTCAACAAGGTCGGACAATTCGCCTACCTATCCATATTACCGAGAAACTGAACAAAATTAAAAAAGTACAACGCGAACTAGCACAGACTTTGGGGCGATCGCCAACTCCGGCGGAAATTGCCAAAGAACTAGAACTAGAACCTGCTCAGATTCGGGAATATCTGAACATGGCGCGTCAACCAGTTTCTTTAGATGTGCGAGTGGGTGACAACCAGGATACAGAACTGCAAGAAATGCTCGAAGATGACGGCCCGTCACCAGAGTATTACACTACCCAAGAGTTCTTACGCCAAGACTTGAACACCTTGTTAGCTGAACTCACACCCCAACAGCGAGAAGTCGTAGCACTCCGCTTTGGTTTAGAGGATGGTAACGAACTGTCTCTAGCAAAAGTTGGCGAACGATTAAACCTCAGTCGTGAACGCGTCCGTCAACTAGAGCATCAAGCCTTAGCTCATCTGCGTCGCCGTCGAGCTAATGTCAAAGAATACGTTGCTAGCTAA
- a CDS encoding DUF4079 domain-containing protein has product MSYLVEVCLFICQLSYCSILLALMVIGAIGGIIVTYLNNGKIVIGPHLFAGLGMVGLISTSAALVPFMQKHDWVRSIHVSLNLILLGLFGWQAVTGVQIVQKILSQMMKNGAA; this is encoded by the coding sequence TTGTCATATCTTGTAGAGGTTTGTCTATTTATTTGTCAACTAAGTTATTGCTCTATCCTCCTGGCACTGATGGTAATAGGTGCGATTGGGGGAATCATTGTTACCTACCTCAATAATGGCAAGATTGTGATTGGCCCTCATCTTTTTGCTGGCTTAGGGATGGTGGGGTTAATTTCTACTTCTGCGGCGTTAGTTCCCTTTATGCAGAAGCATGACTGGGTTCGCAGCATCCACGTTTCGCTGAACCTTATTCTGTTGGGATTGTTTGGCTGGCAAGCTGTGACAGGGGTGCAAATTGTGCAAAAGATTTTGAGCCAGATGATGAAGAATGGTGCGGCATAA